The Physeter macrocephalus isolate SW-GA unplaced genomic scaffold, ASM283717v5 random_61, whole genome shotgun sequence sequence ACAGTTTGTCATCACGTGCCCTGGACCCTCCGCAGGCCCTGGGAGCAGTAGTCCTGACCAGGGGCTGCGGGTGGAGACACGGCTCAGGGCCACCTGGCTGGGGGAACCTGAGGGCTGAGCGGGTGgtgccccttcctccccagccctcgGCCCTGCCTTGAAGCCATCCGGGGTTCCTAGGGCTCTGCCTCCGCCAGGGCTGCCAAGCGGAAGGCCTGTAGGGCCTGCACCAGCAACCGGGGAAGGCTTTGTGCCAGCGTGGCTGGCTCTAGACCCACCAGGCCGCCGAAGACCACGTGCCGGCCCCCCAAGCCCGCCCAAACCCAGGCTCGGAAGAGCCCGGTCAGTGTCTTGGAGCCCAGGTCTGCCAGGACCTGCAGAGGGAGGAGACAACTCAGGGGCCCACAACCCCACTCTCGGTCCCCTTCCTCCTTGCCCCCAGAAACTCTCACTCAGACCCagccctcccccggccccctcccccaatcctgCACACTTTCTGCTCGCTTGGACACCCCCACAAGCTCCTCCACTCACACCTCCCCCCACTCCTTCACACCCACCTAGCACCCAGCTCACACACAGccgccctccccatccccttccccttggGCACCACCCACTACCTCCACCccaggctgctgggggagggtctctcctgtctccctccccatCAGGGCTGACCGAGGTTAGCCTTCCGAGGCCACTGCGAAGGAGTCTGGGAAGCCCGGGAACCCACCTCGTGAAAGTCCATGGCCAGGCGCTCGGAGGGGACCTGCAAGATCCAGGCATGGGTGCCCTGGAGGGCAGCCAACTTCTGCCACAGGGGCTCCAGCCCAGGGCAGCCTGCAGGAAGGGGAGAGACTTTGGGAACACGAGGGAACTGACACTAGCATGGAACCGGGGTGATATTCCCACCAGTGCCTCTGGACACCTCCCAGTGGGCAGATTTCTCCTCCTGCTGCAGATGCGGCGGCCGAGGGGcagccgaggctcagagaggttaaatgatagCACAAAGCCCAGCGTCTGTTGACACTGATGAGGGCCCAAAGTCACAAGTTCCCCCAAAGAATCATCCGCCCTGCTGCGAGGGAGGGGGAGAGCGGGTCTGCCCGCGGGGTGAAACTGCTTCCCAGATGCAGACCCCGGGAGAAGCCCCTGCGGGCCTCGGCCCGCCCTTGGCCTACTCCACTGGCGACCGCCGGCAGGGGGCGTCATTACCGTTCGCTTCCCCGCGCTGCTCCGACCTCCGCTTCGGGAATCCAGTGCCTGCCGCCCGCGATCCTGGGGAGCTGCAGGGTTAGGGGAACGCCTCGGCCGCGCTGGGGTGGGGCGGCGGGTGGGCTGCGAGGGCTTGGGGTACCTGAGTGCAGCCGCTGCTCGCGGGAGGGGTGCCTGGGAGGATCCCGGAGCGACGGAGCGAGCCGAGCCAGGGCCGGGGCCAGGGGCCGCGCCCCCGGGCGCGGGCCGAACAGCTCCTGGGCGCCCCGCAGCAGCTCCAGTAGGGTGTGCGCCAGCGAGCGCAGCTCTGCGGGCGCGACAAGGGTCCGAGCGGCTGTCAGACGTGGGCCAGACCCTCGGGCCCCCGGCCCAGCCCCAGGAACGGGACTGACCACATCGCCGCCGGCGCTGCAGGCACTGCTGGTGCGCCAGGCGCGCACAGGCGCCCGCGGGCCCCGGGCACAGGTGGGCGTAGAAGGCACAAGGCGGGGCGGCATCTGCCAGCGGCTCCTCCGACGGGTCCCAAGCCAGGAGCTCCCTGCAGCTGGGCTCGCGGCTGAAGGGGGCGGCTGCGGGGGGCGTCAGGGGCTAGCCTACTCCACCCCCGCTTCCCCTCTTTAGGCCCTAGCCCCCAAAGCCCTCCCCGGGAGGAAGATAGGCTTTCCCGACGCAGGAGGCTGGGGGCGGGCAGGGTGGAAACGGGCTCGTCCCAGGGCAGTTTGCCGGACACTCTGGGGAGGGGGGAATAGGGACGGGGCGCCCACCGCTCATCTGCTCCTGGAGCCAGTCCTTGAACACAGCCACACGGGTGTAGACCCCAGGCTTCCCTGGCTCCCCGCATCCGTCCCCCCAGGAGGTGACTCCGTACAGGACCTCCCTGGGGCGGGGGCCAGGCTCAGAACAGGTCAGGGGGCCTCCAGAGTCACCCTGCGAGGATCCGAGCCAAGAGAGAGGGCACTGCATCGATCCATGTCACCCTCAGTGACAGCCTTATGCCTGGCAGGGTAAAGCAGCTCTGAGCTCTACTGGGGTTACCACTCTTggacccattttagagatgaggataTAGAGGCTCAGAGGAGTTGAGTGACGACAGCCTGATTGTAGAAGGAAAGGAGGCCGTCCCGCCCCTGAGGAGAGGCCCGCTACTACCCTCCGGATCAGTCGGGGTTCATACCTGGCACGAGTCAATGCCCCCGGCCAGGTAGCCGGCACAGAGCATGCTGCTGGGGCGCAGCCCTGGCCCCAGGGCCCTTCTGCAGCTGTCGGCGCTGAGCAGGGCCACACGGGCTTCCCTCACCGCCTCAGCCTCAGGCCCGTCTACAGGGAAGCAGTGCGAGGGGCTCaggcctggagggcaggggtcCTGCTTCGAaggtctccctccccccactgccctccttgcctcccctcccctttgcGAGATGGACAGCATGTTGTGAAGACAGCTGGGTGTCGGTCAGAATTCTCACACCCCAGCCTTCCCAAACTCCATCACCCCAGCCCCCCAATCTTCCCACGCACACGCGCGGCtcacccaggccctgccctgcctaGTACCTTCGAAGAGGGCACCCCAGCCCGCGATGGCGCAGGCGGTGCCTGCGGGGGGCTCCTGGGGCTCTTGGGGCAGGCACACGGGGCGCGCCGCCCCTGTCGGGCTCACCGGCGTCCACAGCTGCACCAGGGCCAGGTCGTTGTGGAAGGTCCGAGGGTCaaactggggagggggtggcggtGCAGCGTCAGCGCGGGTCAGGGTGGGGTGCTGTTCCCAACTCTGAGGGCCTGGGGGCTGCCCTCTCACCTTGGGGTGGGGCAAGATGCGGTTCACCGGCACCTCCTCCGCCTGCTCCCCCCGGGGCCCCTCGGCCAGCGTCACCGTCCACAGAAGCTCGTTCGGGGCGCTGCGGGGCGAGCGGCGGGAGACACGCAGCACGAGGATGCAGAGAGGTCCCCTGGAGACCCTGCCCTCCGCCCACGGGCCCCACCCAGCGAGCCCGCGCGCCGGGCTGTTTCTCCGCCGGCGGGCAGGGAGGGCGGGCCCGGGAGAAGCCGCGACGCCGAGTGCGGAGAAGGCCCAGGACGGTGAGTCCCCGGAGAATCCGCGCCCTGGCTGGGCGGCCTGGGCGCCTTGAGGCGGGAAAGGGGACGGCCGCCGCCAGGGGGCAGCAGAGACCGGTCCTCGCGCTTGGTGCCCGCCAGCCGACCCCGGAAGAGCCGGACCCCGCACTGGGGATCCgggctgggcaggggcctggggcccGACGTACCCCGCGAAGCAGTGCGCCGCCGTGAGCACCCAGGACGCCGCCACCAGGACGCCGCCGCACAGAGGCTGCCCGCCGAGTTGCAGCCTCACCAGCCAGGGCCAGGCCCCGGGCGGTGCCGCGCTGCCCCCCACAATGCGGCCGTGCGCCCGCGTCACGTTGACAGCGCCCGGGCGCCTCTCGCCACACGGCCCTAGAAAGGCCGAAGCGGCGTCAGGCTCATCCTCAGCACTGAGACCCCTCCAGGGTCCACCCTGCTCTCAGCCCTGCCCGCCTCGAGCCTTTTCAGCCTCACCTGGCTCAGGTGGATCCTGGAGGAGGGGGGCTCGAGGCCCGGGACGCCCAGGTGCTGCTGAGAAACAGACCCCTGAGCCTCACGGACGGCCTTCCACTCTTCTCCAACCCAGGCTGTGCCCGAGCCCTCCGGCCACCTCACCCGGCACCCCTGCACACATACCCACCCCCCTTACCCTGCCCAGTAGCACTCAGGGTCTGTTTCAGCTGCCATAAACGTCTCACTGCTCACCAAGTGAGCCCAGACTTATTTgttcctgccctcctgccttTGCACGCGCTGTGCCCGTGCCCGGTGTGCCCTCTCCACTGGAGGAGACCTTCCTGAGCATCATCTTGGTTGCAGCCTCAGCCAGTCTCTGTCCCCAAGAGGGGGTCAAGTCTGAGGGCGGGGACGGGGTGGACAGGAGAACGGGCCCAGGATAGTCAGCGCCAGCTCACCAGGGCACGGGGGGGTGTGATTGGCACAGCTTCGGCACTCATGCAGTCTGTGCTGGATCTCCATCACCACCCGATTTACTGCCCACCGGGCGCTCCTCTGGGCAGCCTGCAACACTTTCGTCCCCTGGGCTGACAGAGCTGCTAGGACATGGGGCACAAGTCATGCACTGTGGGGGAAGAGCTCCCCCGCCTTGCCGCAGCCCTGTGCCCTGCCTTGGGAGACCCGGTGCGGAAGGAGGTTGGGCTCCAGGAGCCCTGGGACAGAATGGGGAGATCAGAGAGCCCCacggccccaggccccagcacaCAGAGCAGACGGTCTCAGATTCTCAGCCCGGGGTATCTCTGTAATTTCAGCTGAGCTGGGCTGGAATCTTTGAAAACGGCTTCTCCTTAGAAACCTTGAAAAACAGCGCCCCAGAGGTATAGATATTCCAGAGCTCAGGCTTACCGACACAAAATAACCATGGCCGAGTTGCCCACCTTGGGGTCCAGATAGCCAAGGGGATGCAGCCCTGGGCCCCTTCCTCCCAGCTAAACCCAGAACCTTCTGGAAAGCACGCCTTTTGGCAGTGCTTGCCGGCCCCCCGCTTCCCCTTCCACCCTCGTCCTCCCCTGTCCTCTCCCACCTGTGTCTCAGTTCCTGGCCCCTTCTCCCAGCAGGGTGGGCAGAGAGGGCCAAAGGTCCTTGTGAGTTGGGAGGGCAAGCTCACGTCCCCCTCCCGAGACTCCCTTGCCCTGTGCTCCTCCCATCTCGGCCTCTCCCTCAGGGCAGCCCGGGCTCACCTTGCAGGGTGCTGGGGGGCACGCGCGTGTACAGCGGGTGCCCGTGGGCAGACCGCGGGTCTGGgaagggcagcagcagcagcaaagccAGCAGCATGGTGACCGGAGCCCCGGCCAGCGGCCCTGTGCTCTTTCCCCCTCGGGGTTCACCCTCCAGGCGTTATCCTTTGGTGCCTGCCCCTGGGCGCTGAGTTCTTGTTCCTCAGATCATCTGAGTCTATTCTTTTACATCAAAATGACCGGCTTCCCTTGGTCGGTTCCTCACCTGGCCCTTAACTCCCAGAAGCCCACAC is a genomic window containing:
- the PRSS56 gene encoding serine protease 56 — its product is MLLALLLLLPFPDPRSAHGHPLYTRVPPSTLQALSAQGTKVLQAAQRSARWAVNRVVMEIQHRLHECRSSPGRPGPRAPLLQDPPEPGPCGERRPGAVNVTRAHGRIVGGSAAPPGAWPWLVRLQLGGQPLCGGVLVAASWVLTAAHCFAGAPNELLWTVTLAEGPRGEQAEEVPVNRILPHPKFDPRTFHNDLALVQLWTPVSPTGAARPVCLPQEPQEPPAGTACAIAGWGALFEDGPEAEAVREARVALLSADSCRRALGPGLRPSSMLCAGYLAGGIDSCQGDSGGPLTCSEPGPRPREVLYGVTSWGDGCGEPGKPGVYTRVAVFKDWLQEQMSAAPFSREPSCRELLAWDPSEEPLADAAPPCAFYAHLCPGPAGACARLAHQQCLQRRRRCELRSLAHTLLELLRGAQELFGPRPGARPLAPALARLAPSLRDPPRHPSREQRLHSGSRAAGTGFPKRRSEQRGEANGCPGLEPLWQKLAALQGTHAWILQVPSERLAMDFHEVLADLGSKTLTGLFRAWVWAGLGGRHVVFGGLVGLEPATLAQSLPRLLVQALQAFRLAALAEAEP